Proteins from one Microbacterium proteolyticum genomic window:
- the rpmB gene encoding 50S ribosomal protein L28, producing MAAVCQVTGAVPGFGHNISHSHRRTKRRFDPNVQKKTYFVPSLGRNIKLNVSAKGIKVIDARGIEAVVRDLQAKGVKL from the coding sequence ATGGCAGCAGTGTGCCAGGTGACTGGAGCGGTTCCCGGCTTCGGTCACAACATCTCGCACTCGCACCGCCGGACGAAGCGCCGCTTCGACCCGAACGTGCAGAAGAAGACCTACTTCGTTCCGTCGCTGGGTCGCAACATCAAGCTCAACGTTTCGGCGAAGGGCATCAAGGTCATCGACGCGCGCGGTATCGAGGCCGTCGTCCGTGACCTGCAGGCGAAGGGCGTGAAGCTGTAA
- a CDS encoding DNA-3-methyladenine glycosylase, which yields MTRPATRDDLAGLPVEVAPSLLGAHLETVVGGDVVLLRLTEVEAYHGLGTGDRPDPGSHARSGPTARNATMWGEPGHLYVYLSHGIHSCVNVVCGPEGVAGGVLLRAGEVIEGAAVAERRRRERGGVVRTARDLARGPGRLGDAVGLRHPLHDGIDAVTGAERAGARARLLLPAEPSAATTGPRVGVAGIAGTDAFPWRFWIDGDPTVSPFRWGRGAAEVAARQGDTPGVLD from the coding sequence ATGACGCGACCCGCCACGCGCGACGACCTCGCGGGGCTGCCGGTCGAGGTCGCGCCGTCGCTCCTCGGCGCCCACCTCGAGACCGTCGTCGGAGGCGACGTCGTGCTGCTGCGCCTCACCGAGGTCGAGGCGTACCACGGGCTCGGCACGGGCGACCGTCCCGATCCCGGGTCGCACGCCCGCAGCGGCCCGACCGCGCGCAACGCCACTATGTGGGGCGAGCCCGGGCACCTCTACGTGTACCTGAGCCACGGCATCCATTCGTGCGTCAACGTGGTCTGCGGGCCCGAGGGGGTGGCGGGTGGTGTGCTGCTGCGCGCCGGCGAGGTGATCGAGGGCGCCGCGGTGGCCGAGCGCCGACGCCGGGAGCGTGGGGGCGTCGTCCGCACGGCCCGCGACCTCGCGCGCGGTCCCGGACGACTGGGGGATGCCGTGGGCCTGCGGCATCCGCTCCACGACGGGATCGACGCCGTCACGGGTGCCGAACGGGCGGGTGCCCGGGCGCGGCTGCTCCTGCCCGCCGAGCCGTCCGCGGCGACGACCGGACCGCGGGTGGGCGTCGCGGGCATCGCGGGGACGGATGCCTTCCCGTGGCGGTTCTGGATCGACGGCGACCCCACGGTGTCGCCGTTCCGGTGGGGGCGCGGGGCGGCGGAGGTGGCGGCCCGTCAAGGCGACACGCCGGGCGTGCTAGACTGA
- a CDS encoding TIGR03943 family putative permease subunit: MSRTGALATRWLGVGLTACLAVTTIALWLTGRISLYVNPDSAWFAVGMAVVAVVGAIATFALPLGAEADHGHDHEHGHSAAPALARREAFAHADHDHGDAPDEHDVAAHDHLAARPRLTVAGLAAFSGGLLASGAVVAVLLTPPASLSAELAVSRDVGAPPLFVGSDVVTLAASGDTSQFGIGDWSAIFAHATNPETFDGKPVTLTGFITPGQDGATFDLTRLVITHCVIDAQTARLPITAAGSAPSTGQWVTVTGTVRSTGDGALEVRADQVAAIDEPADPYEY; encoded by the coding sequence TTGTCTAGAACGGGTGCTCTGGCCACTCGGTGGCTCGGTGTCGGGCTGACCGCGTGTCTCGCGGTCACCACGATCGCGCTGTGGCTCACCGGTCGCATCTCGCTGTACGTCAACCCCGACTCGGCCTGGTTCGCCGTGGGGATGGCGGTCGTGGCCGTCGTGGGGGCGATCGCGACGTTCGCGCTGCCCCTCGGGGCCGAGGCCGACCACGGCCACGATCACGAGCACGGGCACTCCGCGGCACCCGCCCTCGCGCGCCGCGAGGCGTTCGCGCACGCCGACCATGACCACGGCGATGCGCCGGACGAGCACGACGTCGCCGCCCACGACCACCTCGCCGCGCGGCCCCGGCTCACCGTCGCGGGCCTCGCCGCGTTCAGCGGCGGCCTCCTCGCCTCGGGAGCGGTCGTGGCCGTGCTCCTCACCCCGCCGGCGTCGCTGTCGGCCGAGCTCGCCGTCTCGCGCGACGTCGGCGCGCCGCCGCTCTTCGTCGGCTCCGATGTCGTGACCCTCGCCGCGTCGGGCGACACCTCGCAGTTCGGCATCGGCGACTGGTCGGCGATCTTCGCCCACGCGACCAACCCCGAGACCTTCGACGGAAAGCCCGTCACCCTCACCGGGTTCATCACCCCCGGGCAGGACGGGGCGACCTTCGACCTCACGCGGCTCGTCATCACGCACTGCGTGATCGACGCGCAGACGGCGCGGCTGCCGATCACCGCCGCGGGATCGGCTCCGTCGACCGGGCAGTGGGTGACGGTGACCGGAACGGTGCGCTCCACCGGCGACGGCGCCCTCGAGGTGCGCGCCGACCAGGTCGCGGCGATCGACGAGCCGGCGGACCCGTATGAGTACTGA
- a CDS encoding permease, with translation MSVATTSRSVASAPPRSGVARTLVGLGVGVAVIAALFLIDAFAPTFFAAPLPTRAQDGLTLALSVLIESLPFVVLGVLLSIIVQVWVPPGAIERWMPRAPWARRAVLSLLGMLIPVCECGNVPFARGLLMRGFRVSDTLTFLVAAPIVNPIVIISTHAAFGFSDGILVARLVGGFLIANLIGWLYSRHPDPDKLLTERFLETCEIVVQERGGRGRRSLAQFVVELRSVMPALIIGSMVAGAVQVLIPRSALLAIGSDPALSIAAMMVLAVVVSLCSNVDAFFALSFASTFTPGSIVAFLVVGPVVDLKMYALLRTTFTTRVLIGLTAIVVLSAFALGTVVNLLV, from the coding sequence GTGAGCGTGGCGACGACTAGTCGCTCCGTCGCGTCGGCACCCCCGCGTTCCGGCGTCGCGCGCACCCTCGTCGGCCTCGGCGTGGGCGTCGCGGTCATCGCCGCGCTCTTCCTCATCGACGCGTTCGCGCCCACCTTCTTCGCCGCCCCGCTCCCCACCCGCGCGCAGGACGGTCTGACCCTCGCGCTCAGCGTCCTGATCGAGTCGCTGCCGTTCGTCGTGCTGGGCGTGCTGCTGTCGATCATCGTGCAGGTGTGGGTGCCGCCGGGGGCGATCGAGCGGTGGATGCCACGGGCACCGTGGGCGCGCCGGGCGGTGCTGTCGCTGCTCGGCATGCTCATCCCGGTGTGCGAGTGCGGCAACGTCCCGTTCGCGCGCGGGCTCCTCATGCGCGGCTTCCGGGTCTCGGACACGCTGACCTTCCTCGTGGCCGCGCCGATCGTCAACCCGATCGTCATCATCAGCACGCACGCCGCGTTCGGCTTCAGCGACGGCATCCTGGTCGCTCGTCTCGTCGGCGGCTTCCTCATCGCGAACCTCATCGGGTGGCTCTACAGCCGGCATCCCGATCCCGACAAGCTCCTCACCGAGCGCTTCCTCGAGACGTGCGAGATCGTCGTCCAGGAGCGCGGCGGTCGCGGCCGCCGGTCGCTCGCGCAGTTCGTCGTCGAGCTGCGCTCGGTGATGCCGGCGCTCATCATCGGCTCGATGGTGGCGGGGGCCGTGCAGGTGCTGATCCCGCGTAGCGCGCTGCTGGCCATCGGCTCCGATCCCGCGCTGTCGATCGCGGCGATGATGGTGCTGGCCGTCGTGGTGTCGCTGTGCTCCAACGTCGACGCCTTCTTCGCGCTGTCCTTCGCCTCGACGTTCACCCCCGGCTCGATTGTCGCCTTCCTGGTCGTCGGACCGGTCGTCGACCTGAAGATGTACGCGCTGCTGCGCACGACCTTCACCACGCGCGTCCTCATCGGGTTGACCGCGATCGTGGTGCTGTCGGCCTTCGCCCTGGGAACGGTGGTGAACCTCCTTGTCTAG
- a CDS encoding Fur family transcriptional regulator, protein MVQRNTWQRERVREALAGAGGFVSAQSLHATLRDENTGIGLATVYRALAGLAAQGDADSLQSPEGENLFRACETRGHHHHLICRSCGVAVEIEADAVEEWAQRTAAQHGFSQAEHVVDIFGVCADCALARARERGDD, encoded by the coding sequence ATGGTCCAGCGCAACACGTGGCAGCGAGAGCGCGTACGCGAAGCTCTCGCCGGCGCCGGCGGCTTCGTCAGCGCGCAGTCGCTGCACGCCACCCTGCGCGACGAGAACACCGGCATCGGCCTGGCCACCGTGTATCGCGCGCTCGCGGGACTCGCCGCGCAGGGCGACGCCGACTCCCTGCAGAGCCCCGAGGGCGAGAACCTGTTCCGCGCGTGCGAGACCCGCGGCCACCACCACCACCTGATCTGCCGTTCGTGCGGCGTCGCCGTCGAGATCGAGGCCGACGCGGTCGAGGAGTGGGCGCAGCGCACCGCCGCCCAGCACGGCTTCTCGCAGGCCGAGCACGTGGTCGACATCTTCGGTGTCTGCGCCGACTGCGCCCTCGCGCGCGCCCGTGAGCGTGGCGACGACTAG
- a CDS encoding metal ABC transporter permease, producing the protein MNWADVGDALFGGVSQYGAILELVQNSVYAGAVLGLVGGLIGVFVMQRDMAFAVHGISELSFAGAAVALLIGVDVVSGSIVGSLIAAAIIGLLGARARDRNSIIGVLMPFGLGVGILCLSLYNGRSATRFSLLTGQIVSVQSAQLGWLVVIGLIVLVALLMIWRPLRFDSLDPQSAAARGVPTTVVSLGFMLLLGLIVAVAVHIIGALLVMALLVTPAAAAMRVASGPLSVPLLAALFGFVSAVGGVLLAVAGTLPVSPYITTISFVIYLVCRVVGARRDRTTRAV; encoded by the coding sequence CGGCGTGAGCCAGTACGGCGCGATTCTCGAGCTCGTGCAGAACTCCGTCTACGCGGGCGCGGTGCTCGGGCTCGTCGGCGGACTCATCGGCGTCTTCGTCATGCAGCGCGACATGGCGTTCGCGGTCCACGGGATCAGCGAGCTGTCCTTCGCGGGCGCGGCGGTAGCCCTTCTCATCGGCGTCGACGTGGTCTCCGGGTCGATCGTCGGGTCGCTCATCGCGGCGGCGATCATCGGCCTGCTCGGAGCCCGCGCGCGCGACCGGAACTCGATCATCGGCGTGCTCATGCCGTTCGGCCTGGGTGTCGGCATCCTGTGCCTGTCGCTCTACAACGGCCGGAGCGCCACCCGGTTCAGCCTGCTGACCGGGCAGATCGTCTCGGTGCAGAGCGCCCAGCTCGGCTGGCTCGTCGTGATCGGGCTGATCGTGCTGGTGGCGCTGCTGATGATCTGGCGCCCGTTGCGCTTCGATTCGCTCGATCCGCAGTCCGCGGCCGCCCGCGGGGTGCCGACGACGGTGGTGTCGCTGGGCTTCATGCTGCTGCTCGGACTCATCGTCGCCGTCGCCGTGCACATCATCGGCGCGCTGCTGGTGATGGCGCTGCTGGTGACGCCCGCCGCGGCGGCGATGCGGGTGGCATCCGGTCCGCTCTCGGTGCCGCTGCTGGCGGCGCTGTTCGGCTTCGTGTCGGCCGTGGGCGGCGTGCTTCTCGCGGTCGCGGGGACCCTGCCGGTGAGCCCCTACATCACCACGATCTCGTTCGTGATCTACCTCGTCTGCCGGGTCGTGGGGGCGCGGCGCGACCGCACCACCCGAGCGGTGTAG